A section of the Bacteroidales bacterium genome encodes:
- a CDS encoding Ldh family oxidoreductase, whose product MYSVQYLHDFTAHVFMKMGCSREDSVKIADVFLAAELRGLPSHGMIRIKDYFQLWKANRINVKPNVRIVHETPSTAVVDGDGAVGMVAATRSMEIAIEKAQKSGSGWVSTRNSNHYGIAGYYAMMALKHDMTGMSMTNANPLVAPTFSVSPMLGTNPIAVAIPAGKQPPFVADFATTPIARGKLAVAEKKGEKVPLGFVQDKEGSPTDDPAILKSGGSMLTLGGDYVHGSHKGFCLSAIVDIFSAVFSGANFGPFVPPSVAYLPVLEKKVGEGTGHFFGAMRIDAFQDAESFKSSMDEWITTFRNAKPAKGHDKVIIPGDPEREKEQKIKAEGISVLNAIACEMKEIAIELGVPFEISD is encoded by the coding sequence ATGTACAGTGTTCAGTATCTACATGATTTCACAGCCCATGTATTCATGAAAATGGGATGCAGCAGGGAAGATTCGGTAAAGATTGCCGATGTGTTTCTTGCAGCAGAATTGAGGGGGCTTCCGTCTCACGGTATGATCCGGATCAAGGATTATTTCCAGCTCTGGAAAGCCAACCGGATCAATGTAAAGCCAAACGTACGGATTGTTCATGAAACGCCGTCCACCGCAGTTGTCGACGGAGACGGGGCTGTCGGGATGGTTGCTGCCACAAGGTCAATGGAAATTGCCATAGAAAAGGCACAGAAATCAGGCAGCGGCTGGGTTTCAACCCGGAATTCAAATCATTACGGAATAGCCGGCTATTATGCCATGATGGCGTTGAAACACGATATGACAGGAATGTCGATGACCAATGCAAACCCACTTGTAGCACCCACTTTCTCAGTAAGTCCGATGCTTGGAACCAATCCCATTGCAGTAGCTATTCCGGCGGGAAAACAGCCTCCTTTTGTGGCTGATTTTGCCACTACGCCCATCGCACGGGGGAAACTGGCTGTTGCTGAAAAGAAAGGGGAAAAAGTTCCGCTGGGTTTTGTACAGGATAAGGAAGGGTCGCCCACTGATGATCCCGCCATATTAAAATCGGGCGGTTCCATGCTTACCCTCGGTGGTGATTATGTTCATGGCAGTCATAAGGGATTTTGCCTGAGTGCCATCGTGGATATTTTCTCAGCGGTCTTCTCGGGTGCCAATTTTGGTCCCTTTGTACCTCCTTCAGTTGCCTATCTCCCTGTACTCGAGAAAAAAGTAGGGGAGGGAACCGGTCACTTTTTCGGAGCCATGCGCATTGATGCATTCCAGGATGCCGAATCGTTCAAGTCCTCTATGGATGAGTGGATAACCACATTCAGAAATGCAAAGCCGGCAAAAGGTCACGATAAAGTGATTATTCCCGGTGACCCGGAGCGTGAAAAAGAGCAGAAAATCAAAGCCGAAGGCATATCCGTTCTCAATGCCATTGCGTGTGAGATGAAGGAAATTGCAATTGAGCTCGGGGTACCGTTTGAAATCAGTGATTAG
- the gap gene encoding type I glyceraldehyde-3-phosphate dehydrogenase has translation MAKIKVGINGFGRIGRLAFRATFLRDDIEVVGINDLIDVEYMAYMLRYDTIHGGFKGSVAVKDGKLVVNGNAIRVTAEKDPANLKWNEIGAEYVIESTGLFLSRDKAEAHLKAGAKRVILSAPSKDDTPMFVFGVNHNTYKKEMDIISNASCTTNCLAPVTKVLHDNFGIVEGLMTTVHSTTATQKTVDGPSAKDWRGGRAAAGNIIPSSTGAAKAVTKVIPELKGKLTGMSFRVPTLNVSVVDLTCRLEKATDYEAIKAAMKKAAENELKGVLGYTEDEVVSSDFIGDSRTSVFDAKAGIMLNSNFVKIVAWYDNEWGYSCKLLDMIVHMNSVK, from the coding sequence ATGGCTAAAATAAAAGTAGGTATTAACGGTTTCGGAAGAATCGGAAGGCTCGCTTTCAGGGCTACTTTCCTCCGTGACGACATTGAAGTTGTTGGTATAAATGATCTTATAGATGTTGAATACATGGCTTATATGCTGCGGTATGATACCATTCATGGTGGTTTTAAAGGTTCCGTGGCTGTTAAGGACGGTAAGCTCGTTGTAAATGGAAATGCCATTCGTGTCACTGCAGAAAAGGATCCGGCTAATTTGAAGTGGAATGAGATTGGTGCTGAATATGTAATTGAATCAACCGGTTTATTCCTTTCCCGCGACAAGGCCGAGGCTCACCTTAAAGCCGGAGCAAAACGGGTAATTTTATCCGCTCCTTCCAAAGACGATACGCCTATGTTCGTTTTTGGTGTAAACCACAATACCTATAAGAAAGAAATGGATATCATTTCTAACGCTTCATGTACTACAAACTGTCTGGCTCCCGTAACAAAGGTGCTGCATGACAATTTCGGTATTGTTGAAGGTCTTATGACAACAGTTCACTCAACCACAGCTACCCAGAAAACCGTTGACGGTCCGTCAGCAAAGGACTGGAGAGGCGGCCGTGCAGCTGCAGGTAACATCATACCTTCATCAACAGGTGCTGCAAAGGCTGTTACCAAAGTTATTCCCGAACTGAAAGGAAAACTTACCGGTATGTCTTTCCGCGTTCCTACGCTCAATGTTTCTGTTGTTGATCTAACCTGCCGTCTTGAAAAAGCTACCGATTATGAAGCTATCAAGGCAGCTATGAAGAAAGCCGCTGAAAACGAACTTAAAGGTGTTCTTGGCTATACCGAAGACGAAGTGGTTAGCAGCGATTTCATCGGTGATTCCCGCACATCCGTGTTCGATGCAAAAGCCGGCATCATGCTGAATTCTAATTTTGTTAAGATCGTTGCATGGTATGACAATGAGTGGGGTTATTCATGCAAACTGCTGGATATGATCGTTCATATGAACTCAGTTAAATAA
- a CDS encoding DUF5777 family beta-barrel protein, whose product MKILTLFLALLPLSLFAQDIDQLLNEATGGGTEYATATFKSTRIINGHSIERMPAGQLDFRINHRFGQLNTGAYNLWGLDQANIHFSLEYGITNWIMVGIGRGTYEKTYDGFLKFSLLRQSKGDRNMPVSVSWFSSIAMNTLKWTGEGKLNDWDRVSYVHQLLVARKFGERFSLELNPTLVHRNMVGTELDPNDTYAMGAGARFKLTKRFSLNAEYYYILPPFHDYRTEKTYNPLSIGVDIETGGHVFTIMFTNSLAMIEKGFIGETTGDWRNAGVHLGFNISRVFALK is encoded by the coding sequence ATGAAAATACTCACACTTTTCCTAGCTCTTCTTCCCCTGTCCCTCTTCGCCCAGGATATCGACCAACTGCTTAATGAGGCCACCGGCGGAGGTACAGAGTATGCTACTGCTACATTTAAATCAACACGAATTATCAACGGCCATTCGATCGAGCGCATGCCCGCCGGGCAACTTGATTTCAGGATCAATCACCGGTTCGGACAACTGAACACCGGTGCCTATAACCTGTGGGGCCTTGACCAGGCAAACATTCATTTCAGCCTTGAATATGGTATTACCAACTGGATCATGGTTGGCATAGGAAGAGGTACCTATGAGAAGACCTATGACGGATTCCTGAAATTCTCCCTTCTCCGCCAGTCGAAAGGAGACAGGAATATGCCCGTATCCGTTTCGTGGTTCAGCAGCATAGCCATGAATACATTAAAATGGACAGGCGAAGGAAAACTTAACGACTGGGACAGGGTGAGTTATGTCCACCAGTTGCTTGTAGCCCGGAAATTCGGCGAGCGGTTTTCATTGGAACTAAATCCTACCCTGGTTCACCGGAATATGGTAGGCACCGAACTCGACCCGAATGACACCTATGCTATGGGTGCAGGGGCACGATTTAAACTTACCAAGCGGTTTTCATTGAATGCTGAGTATTATTACATTCTACCGCCATTTCATGATTACAGGACTGAAAAAACTTATAATCCGCTTTCTATCGGTGTTGACATCGAGACCGGAGGTCATGTTTTCACCATCATGTTTACCAATTCTCTGGCCATGATTGAAAAAGGATTTATCGGCGAAACTACCGGTGACTGGCGAAATGCCGGAGTCCATCTTGGATTCAATATATCACGCGTTTTTGCTTTAAAATAA
- a CDS encoding NADPH-dependent oxidoreductase, which translates to MIKAIESHRSIRKYKADPISDELLNTVLTAGTRASTTGNMQVYSIIVTTGQELKEKLWEVHFKQNMVKQAPVVLTFCADFNRFNKWCRHRKAEPGYDNFLSFMTAVIDALLAAQNCCLAAEENGLGICYLGTTTYNADKIIEILDLPEAVVPVTTVVMGYPDELPGLTDRLPVEAVVHFEKYSDYSNDDIDRLYTEKEALPLTAKLLQENNMETLAQIFAHRRYTKKDNVTFSNKYLEVIRKQGFMNQ; encoded by the coding sequence ATGATTAAAGCCATAGAATCACACCGCAGCATTCGCAAATACAAAGCGGACCCAATAAGTGATGAGCTGCTGAATACAGTGCTGACAGCAGGAACACGCGCGTCCACAACCGGGAACATGCAGGTTTACAGTATTATTGTTACAACAGGCCAGGAGCTGAAGGAAAAGCTGTGGGAGGTGCATTTTAAACAGAACATGGTAAAGCAGGCACCTGTTGTTCTAACTTTTTGTGCCGATTTCAACCGGTTCAATAAATGGTGCCGCCACAGGAAAGCAGAGCCAGGGTATGACAATTTTCTGTCTTTTATGACGGCTGTAATTGACGCCCTTCTGGCTGCGCAAAATTGTTGCCTGGCCGCTGAGGAAAACGGACTGGGTATATGTTACCTGGGTACCACGACTTACAATGCAGATAAAATTATTGAAATACTTGATCTTCCTGAGGCCGTAGTTCCAGTTACAACCGTAGTTATGGGCTACCCCGATGAGTTACCGGGACTCACCGACCGATTGCCGGTGGAAGCAGTAGTACACTTTGAGAAGTACAGTGATTATTCAAATGATGATATTGACAGGCTTTACACTGAAAAGGAGGCCCTGCCCTTAACCGCAAAGCTTCTGCAGGAAAACAACATGGAAACCCTTGCACAGATATTCGCCCACAGGCGGTATACAAAAAAGGACAATGTGACGTTTTCCAACAAGTACCTGGAGGTGATAAGGAAACAGGGGTTTATGAATCAGTGA
- a CDS encoding DUF1987 domain-containing protein → MKELIIKKTPNTPSVTFNPETGVMKLEGRSIPENPGDFYDPIIEWLEEYFKNPVETTNFEMSLEYVNSGSSKYLLGIFRILKKKHDEGKLVSINWYYEEDDEAIFSLGEHYRNTVKVPFKLIEYI, encoded by the coding sequence ATGAAAGAGCTGATCATTAAGAAAACGCCCAATACTCCCAGCGTAACCTTCAATCCCGAAACCGGTGTTATGAAGCTGGAGGGCCGGTCGATTCCCGAAAATCCGGGAGATTTCTATGATCCTATTATTGAATGGCTCGAAGAATATTTTAAGAATCCGGTTGAAACGACAAATTTTGAAATGAGCCTTGAATATGTAAACAGCGGGTCATCAAAATACCTGCTGGGCATTTTCAGGATATTAAAAAAGAAGCATGACGAAGGTAAGCTTGTTTCAATCAACTGGTATTATGAAGAGGATGATGAAGCCATTTTCAGCCTTGGCGAACATTACCGCAACACTGTAAAAGTACCTTTCAAGCTGATCGAGTATATTTAA
- a CDS encoding YceI family protein produces the protein MKKSFILLMLLASFQMGFSQKLISKNSHIWFSATTPLENIEAHNKQAVSILDPTAGTLAFNVLIKGFEFKVALMQEHFNENYLESDKYPKSSFNGKINNNSEINYKKDGTYTADVSGDLTIHNVTKPVSTKGTIEVKNGTVTAKAQFTVKPADYNIIIPALVENKIAKEVTVNVEAPYQSN, from the coding sequence ATGAAAAAATCATTCATTCTATTGATGTTGCTGGCGTCATTCCAGATGGGGTTCAGCCAGAAACTTATATCGAAAAACAGCCATATCTGGTTCAGCGCCACTACTCCCCTGGAGAATATTGAAGCTCATAATAAACAGGCTGTCAGTATTCTGGATCCAACAGCAGGAACTTTGGCATTCAATGTGCTGATTAAAGGCTTTGAATTCAAAGTAGCCCTTATGCAGGAACACTTTAATGAAAACTACCTTGAGTCGGATAAATACCCGAAATCGAGCTTCAACGGAAAAATCAACAATAACAGCGAGATCAATTATAAGAAAGACGGTACCTATACGGCAGATGTTTCAGGAGATCTTACCATTCACAACGTGACAAAGCCCGTTTCAACCAAAGGTACCATAGAAGTAAAAAACGGCACTGTTACAGCAAAAGCTCAGTTTACTGTAAAACCTGCTGATTATAATATCATCATTCCTGCCCTTGTTGAAAATAAAATAGCAAAGGAAGTCACTGTCAATGTTGAAGCACCTTATCAATCCAATTAA